The following coding sequences lie in one Candidatus Nitrospira allomarina genomic window:
- a CDS encoding DEAD/DEAH box helicase — protein sequence MKFAKYPISDALKNNLSRLGFVKTTDIQFKAMPSIMAGEDVLAIAQTGTGKTAAFAIPIINHLDQWKRSQRSNGIQCIVMVPTHELAMQIGEVFAQLSKQTKVKAFAMYGGVEQDPQIQTLQNGIDVLITTPGRLFDLISQGYVLLNHVQTLVLDEADHMLDLGFIGDIHAIKKKLPQKHQTLFFSATINAEIKKLAYSQVRHSAIRIQISPDNRVSKNVSHYVMFVEMDDKRFFLERFLTDNPESRVIVFVRTRVRAERVAKAMGRVGIATLTIHGEKDQRDRAGVMNAFKTGACQVLIATDVSARGIDIPDVHYVLNYDLPDKAENYVHRVGRTGRGIKKGIAISFCSSEEKGRLEEIQVFLDQEIDVVKISKKDYAFTVTHPSGEPTLEELLKEIEEEEEEKRKKRKKIKPQKKKKKN from the coding sequence ATGAAGTTTGCAAAATATCCCATTTCAGATGCTTTGAAAAACAACCTGTCCCGACTCGGGTTTGTAAAAACCACGGACATCCAATTTAAAGCCATGCCCTCGATCATGGCGGGGGAAGATGTTCTGGCCATCGCCCAAACCGGGACGGGGAAAACGGCAGCATTTGCCATCCCGATCATCAATCACCTTGACCAGTGGAAAAGGAGTCAACGCTCAAATGGTATCCAATGCATTGTCATGGTGCCGACGCACGAACTGGCGATGCAGATTGGAGAGGTCTTTGCCCAACTTTCCAAACAGACCAAGGTCAAAGCGTTTGCCATGTATGGCGGCGTTGAGCAGGACCCGCAGATACAAACACTTCAGAATGGTATCGATGTGCTCATAACGACACCAGGCCGGCTGTTTGATTTGATCAGTCAGGGGTATGTTCTGCTCAACCACGTCCAAACCCTTGTGTTAGATGAAGCTGATCACATGCTCGATCTCGGATTCATTGGAGATATTCATGCGATCAAAAAAAAGCTGCCACAGAAACATCAAACGCTCTTTTTCTCGGCAACCATCAATGCCGAGATCAAAAAACTGGCCTATTCTCAGGTGAGGCATTCGGCTATCCGGATTCAAATCTCGCCGGACAATCGTGTCTCCAAAAATGTCTCTCACTACGTGATGTTCGTTGAAATGGACGATAAACGGTTTTTCCTGGAGCGATTCCTGACCGATAATCCTGAGAGCCGTGTGATCGTGTTTGTCCGGACGCGAGTTCGCGCTGAACGGGTTGCCAAGGCGATGGGTCGTGTCGGAATAGCCACGCTGACAATTCATGGGGAAAAGGATCAGCGTGACCGGGCTGGGGTAATGAACGCTTTTAAAACAGGTGCCTGTCAGGTTTTAATCGCCACAGATGTCAGCGCACGCGGCATCGACATTCCCGATGTGCATTATGTGTTGAACTATGACCTCCCGGATAAGGCAGAAAACTATGTGCATCGTGTGGGAAGAACTGGGCGGGGTATCAAAAAGGGAATTGCGATTTCGTTCTGCAGCAGCGAAGAAAAGGGACGACTCGAGGAGATTCAAGTGTTTTTAGATCAAGAGATTGATGTCGTCAAAATCTCGAAAAAGGATTATGCCTTTACGGTGACACATCCCAGCGGGGAACCTACCTTGGAAGAGTTGCTTAAAGAAATAGAGGAGGAAGAGGAGGAGAAAAGGAAAAAAAGGAAAAAAATTAAACCGCAAAAGAAGAAAAAAAAGAATTAA